The following coding sequences lie in one Funiculus sociatus GB2-C1 genomic window:
- a CDS encoding DICT sensory domain-containing protein, translated as MIIPTSVLTELLWALPQLRTQMYFKSSLTALSHAMEDQILASLDKHLVIASFQRERFYRQEAHRYRRIAERTDQVYVMAAPETSFTNGSGYYETVAFEPEDGLSKEWHLVVIGQHYATCLVCRERTAEETRVKKEEARGEKSRLSAPLEMDTARRFEGIWTFDRQVSCTVAGLLLNRILQYRPELEEKIAQAQNAYGIASVARIVGVGENLLAQNATATNPDPFVECLLTYLQAGQYKLLKAYRSISAQERKERLVNSITTAIRRGSNTGQPLHPDEILEVAVQELGQALFACRCLIYRVSTDTATTINHEFLGVSSSGDSRLVSTLGQTWPLENNPLFEEVVQKREQVYVTDTHTDSRIVGDGLKSGSNSQLQAIVSNFSISSWLMVPVLYQDRLLGMVELHYCGGTPYECEEDELELVEAIATQIGGALIQAEAYANLQDLNQQLEALDRTRSNLVAITGHELRTPLSTIQVCLESLATEPDMSPEMRQVMLNTALSDAERMRKLVQDFLTLSRLESGRVQWHPESLELQECIDLALSSIRARHSDAQLPKIITQVPNPLPLVRADGEWLVEVLAKLLDNACKFTTSKGKISIKASSNGGSMLEVTVADTGRGIEPNRLEAVFDRFYQEEGALRRTTSGTGLGLAICRQIVSGWGGEIWAESAGKDKGSKFHFTVPIVAKQSMVSSQ; from the coding sequence ATGATCATACCGACTTCTGTGCTGACAGAGCTGCTCTGGGCCCTGCCTCAGCTGCGAACCCAAATGTATTTCAAGTCTTCCTTAACGGCACTCTCTCATGCTATGGAAGACCAAATTCTGGCATCTTTAGACAAGCATCTAGTGATTGCCAGCTTCCAGCGAGAGCGTTTCTATCGTCAGGAGGCTCATCGGTATCGACGGATTGCTGAACGGACGGATCAGGTATATGTGATGGCGGCACCGGAAACATCCTTTACCAACGGATCGGGCTATTACGAAACTGTGGCTTTTGAGCCTGAGGACGGCTTGAGTAAAGAATGGCACTTAGTGGTGATAGGACAGCACTATGCCACCTGCTTAGTGTGTCGGGAAAGAACAGCTGAAGAAACGAGAGTTAAGAAGGAAGAAGCCAGAGGAGAAAAGTCTCGCCTGTCGGCTCCTTTGGAGATGGACACAGCCCGGCGATTTGAGGGAATCTGGACTTTTGATCGGCAAGTAAGCTGTACTGTTGCTGGATTGTTACTGAATCGGATTTTACAGTATCGCCCGGAGTTGGAAGAGAAGATCGCTCAAGCGCAAAACGCTTACGGCATTGCGTCGGTAGCACGGATTGTAGGGGTTGGGGAGAATTTATTAGCTCAAAATGCAACAGCCACTAACCCCGATCCGTTTGTTGAGTGCCTGCTGACTTACTTGCAAGCTGGGCAGTATAAACTGCTAAAAGCTTATCGCTCTATTTCTGCTCAGGAACGCAAAGAGCGTTTGGTAAACTCGATTACCACTGCCATCCGCAGGGGTAGCAATACAGGGCAGCCGCTACATCCGGATGAAATTCTGGAAGTGGCAGTGCAGGAGTTGGGTCAGGCTTTGTTTGCTTGTCGGTGTCTAATATATCGCGTCTCAACGGATACAGCTACGACAATTAATCATGAATTTTTGGGTGTGAGTAGTAGCGGGGATTCTCGACTTGTCTCAACGCTAGGTCAGACTTGGCCTTTGGAGAATAATCCTCTGTTTGAGGAAGTTGTACAGAAGCGAGAACAAGTGTATGTAACTGATACTCATACAGATTCTCGGATTGTCGGGGATGGGTTGAAATCAGGCTCTAATAGCCAGCTACAAGCTATTGTGAGCAATTTTTCTATTTCTTCGTGGCTAATGGTACCAGTGCTGTATCAGGATCGGTTGCTGGGGATGGTGGAGTTGCATTATTGCGGCGGGACACCGTATGAGTGTGAGGAAGATGAACTGGAATTGGTGGAAGCGATCGCTACTCAGATCGGTGGTGCTTTAATTCAAGCTGAAGCCTACGCTAACCTGCAAGACCTCAACCAGCAGCTAGAAGCCCTCGACCGCACCCGCAGCAACTTGGTCGCCATTACTGGTCACGAATTACGCACCCCTTTATCTACCATCCAAGTCTGTCTGGAAAGTCTGGCAACCGAACCTGATATGTCTCCAGAAATGCGGCAGGTAATGCTTAACACTGCTCTCTCCGACGCGGAACGGATGCGTAAACTCGTGCAGGATTTCCTCACCCTTTCGCGGTTAGAAAGCGGTCGCGTACAATGGCACCCAGAATCACTGGAATTGCAAGAGTGCATTGATCTGGCCCTCAGCAGTATCCGCGCCCGTCATTCTGATGCTCAATTGCCAAAGATTATTACCCAAGTCCCCAATCCCCTGCCTTTGGTGAGAGCCGATGGCGAGTGGTTGGTTGAGGTTCTTGCCAAGCTGCTAGATAACGCTTGTAAATTTACCACGTCTAAAGGAAAAATTAGCATTAAAGCTAGCAGTAATGGTGGCTCTATGCTGGAAGTTACTGTTGCTGATACGGGACGCGGTATTGAACCCAATCGACTTGAGGCTGTTTTTGATCGGTTCTATCAGGAAGAAGGCGCTTTGCGGCGAACTACTAGCGGTACTGGTTTAGGACTGGCAATTTGTCGCCAGATTGTCAGCGGTTGGGGTGGTGAGATTTGGGCTGAATCTGCTGGTAAGGACAAAGGCAGTAAGTTTCACTTCACCGTTCCCATCGTGGCAAAGCAGTCAATGGTTAGTAGTCAGTAG